A window of Cryptomeria japonica chromosome 3, Sugi_1.0, whole genome shotgun sequence contains these coding sequences:
- the LOC131051904 gene encoding protein FLX-like 3 has product MAGRNRLPRHVLDGPRGYPPGPGPIRDGPYSRGQRPLPHPAVVEEELELQHEEIQRLVAENRRLATTQVGLRQELAAAQDEIHRLNQIVGNVKADKDLQARDLVDKCMKMEAELRAVEPLRAEVMQLRSDAQKLSVARQDLAVQVQALQQEMARAQADVQQVPALRAELDSLHQELIRSRTAIEYEKKANTEQMEQRQAMEKNLISMAREVEKLRAELTNSEKRAWGASTPGGPYSSKLGSVAGYSGPYAETYGMHMAQPGVEKGSQYGAGPDPWAVYEKPRSHGRR; this is encoded by the exons ATGGCTGGAAGAAATCGCCTACCTCGTCATGTTTTGGATGGTCCCCGAGGCTACCCTCCAGGTCCTGGTCCAATTCGTGATGGTCCCTACAGTAGAGGGCAAAGACCTCTACCTCATCCTGCAGTagtggaggaggagcttgaattgCAGCATGAAGAAATCCAAAGGCTGGTTGCAGAGAACAGGAGGCTTGCAACAACACAAGTAGGCCTGCGCCAGGAGCTTGCTGCTGCTCAGGATGAAATACACCGTCTGAATCAGATAGTGGGAAATGTCAAAGCTGACAAAGACCTTCAAGCCAGGGATTTGGTTGATAAGTGTATGAAGATGGAAGCAGAATTGCGTGCAGTTGAGCCTTTGAGGGCTGAGGTTATGCAATTACGTTCTGATGCCCAAAAGCTGAGTGTTGCCCGACAAGATCTGGCAGTTCAAGTTCAAGCTCTACAACAGGAAATGGCTAGAGCACAAGCTGACGTGCAGCAGGTTCCTGCATTAAGGGCAGAGTTGGATTCTTTGCACCAAGAACTCATACGATCAAG GACTGCCATTGAATATGAAAAGAAGGCAAACACCGAGCAAATGGAGCAGAGACAGGCAATGGAGAAGAATTTAATTTCTATGGCTCGTGAAGTTGAGAAACTTAGAGCAGAACTTACGAATTCAGAGAAAAGAGCCTGGGGTGCTAGCACTCCAG GTGGGCCATACAGTTCAAAACTTGGCAGTGTTGCAGGATATTCAGGGCCATATGCAGAGACATATGGCATGCATATG GCTCAACCTGGTGTTGAAAAAGGTTCTCAATATGGGGCTGGACCTGATCCTTGGGCGGTGTATGAGAAACCACGTTCTCATGGTCGTAGATAA